DNA from Kwoniella dejecticola CBS 10117 chromosome 1, complete sequence:
CAATCCGGCAAGAAAGTCCTCGTCGAAGGTGCAAACGCCTTGATGTTGGATCTCGACTATGGAACATACCCTTACGTGACCTCCTCATCCACTTCTATCGGTGGTGTGGTCACCGGACTGGGTATCCCTCCTATGGCTATCAAGAAGGTCGTCGGTGTGGTCAAGGCGTACACGACCCGAGTGGGAGGTGGACCCTTCCCCTCTGAACAATTCGGTACTATCGGTGAAACCCTCCAAGAAGTCGGCGCTGAATGGGGTACCAACACCGGACGAAGGAGACGATGCGGTTGGTTAGATTTGGTAGTCATGAAATACTCCACCATGATCAACGGTTACACTTCGCTCAACTTGACGAAGCTCGATGTGCTCGATGggttcgaggagatcaaggtggCTACGGGGTACAAGATTGACGGTGAACAAATTGATGGGTTCCCTGGTGAGTTGCAGAGCGATAATCACCAACGTTCAAGACTTGAGCAGGAATTGCGGAATGAGCCATATACTCGAGCGCCGCTGATGCTCTGTGATGATGTAGCCGATCTGGACAGACTCGCCAAGGTAGAAGTCGAGTACACCACCTTACCCGGATGGAAGACTGATATCTCAAACTGCAAGACATATGAGGAACTCCCTGAAAACGCCAAAAAGTACATCAAATTCATCGATGAGTACTTGGGTGTGAAGACGCAATATGTGGGAGTTGGTCCAGGTAGAGATCAGAATTTGATACTGTTCTAGATCTTGCAAACATATCTTGATACCCTACTGACAAAGCGCTAGGCGCCCAAAATCAAAATGCATTGAATAGAATGATTTGCATTGTATAAGTTGCGATGAAAATTGCTCCTCTAGCTTTCCAATGCCTGTTCCCGACTTGTTCATGTCAGTGTATGAGTCGAACACTGGTTCGAGCTACGCTATGACTCTACACAAATGTAGCGCAGCTCGAGTTCTCATACCTTCTTGAAGGAGAACTTGAAGTCTGAGACAAATACTCGCGTGACGGCAGCAAACTTGGACGCGACCTTCGCATCCTTGTCAAGCAGGATGTCACATGGCAGTCATCACAACCAACACCCACTCCTACACCATCCCATCTTGATGCTTCCCCATATAGGTGGCTGTGTGCTATATACGGTTCTGATTCGCCAAGATTAGGCGTACAGAGACATCATTTCGACAAATTGTTTGTGCCGCAGGCCAGGTGAAAGACATCCGCTTTTCAGGGTCGTTCGTTCCTTTCTCAAGGCAGAACTTTATGTCCCCTACGTCCTACGCCCTACGTGGCGTGGGTCAGAGAGACGCGACTTACATTTGTGATTTTTATTTTGGTTTTGTTGCCCTTAAATAATCCGAGCCGAAGTGGTTTCTTGGTAGGTTAACATAACTCATGAGATGGGGATGCCATGACCATAGCAAAACGCCATTTTGCGATACAAGACAACTCGCAAGCAAATTAGATAACGCGTTATTTTGAATGCGAGGTCGATGATCAGGGCCCAGGTCCGTACTTATACTATCTTTAGGCATTcggcgagaggaagagcgCAGTACCATACGAGATTCCGCGTCGAGTTGTGTCGTCACCTAAGCAAAAACGCCAGCCATTTGTTTACTCTCCTTTCCTCGATGCTCACTTGGAGAGCTAGAGGAGTGCAGTAGAGTAGCCATACGATGTACGAGATGTAATGTTCTGCGATGAGATATGAGATGACATGCACTTATCCATCTTTATAATCCTTTTCACCATCAAACCTCTTCACCATCCCCCTTCGTCCCCTATACAGACATCTCCCTAATCCTAGTCAAAGCAATTCCTGGTGAgtgatcttcgtcattggTCGAGATTGAAATGCCTGAAGTGGAAGTGCAAGTTATACCGCATCGGGGTTAGGGAGTGTGTTGTCTTGAGCAAGTTTTGGACTGGGCATGTTCCTCACTTTCGACGAAGCGAAGGAACCAGATGCGTCGAGGCATTCAAGAGGATAGGATAGAATAGGAGGTTGGCAGAGTAATTCCTGCTTGACGCCGCAATCATAGTCAAATTCGGAGATGGCATGGGTATCCAGCCCTTATGAGGTCGAACCCTTCCATCCTATACAGCCTCAGTGTCAACTCCGTCCGCACAATTGCTCCGGTGTATCATGCTTCGATTGgacgatgttgagatgaagagaagatcgattgCTGACCTTGTCATTAATCCCCATTTTGCCCCTCTTCCGCTGCTGCGGCAACTGCGATCTCGCCCTTATCCACACATAACACGGCCCCCCTCCTACGTCCTCGTCCCTACTCACACACGGATCACTTCATTCAACATACAACATCCCCTTCGCCTATTGTTCCTGAAACCACCCACACTAAAATCCCTATCAAACACGCTTTCCcccctccttctcattgTTCCGAATCTTGGCTCGCCGCTACGCCATCACCCTTCCGCATCCCATATAACCAAACGTTGATCCTTCAAACTTGCATTGAATTTTCTCTTCCCCCCGACAATCCGTCCATCTCCTTATTGTATCTTATCACGCATCAATAACGACCTCACGACCCGAACGTCCCATTCTTCGAACGATCCAATCGCTTCGCATCAAGCCGATCTTGCTACATTCTCAATACCAACTCGACGTTGAATTAAATCGTACACCAAATACGGATTGCGAACAGCTCGACATCCCACATCGCAGTGCGATACAACTTTCATTAGAACAGCTCGAACGCTATCAAACAAATTCAGACACTTGACCAAATTTCGCCGGTCGAAAAATAAAtcgaatcaaatcaaatcagatcagatcaattcCCTAGTGGAAATCTCCCCTAAATACGTGATTTTGCCTGACTAGAACCAGAAGTCCTCGTCAAAATGCACGTCTCTAACCTCCTATTACCTCTCTTAACCCTCTCCGTATCTTCTCCGGCAGTATCAGCTCTGCACATCAACCCGCACCACAAGAGGTCCCTCGCTACTTCGGGCCAGGGCCAGAAAGAAGCCAAACGAGATGGGGTCTTGGCTGCTGCTcacaagaacaaggtcaagcgattagtgaagaagaagaagagagctaCATGCCAAGTCAAGTTCAACGCTACTTCCATCGTCACCTCGCCATCTACCGAAGCCACCGCCTCGTCGACCTCCTTGGTAGGCGATGATGCCTCCGCTTTACCGACGTTGACCAATGCCAACAACTGGGCAAACGCGACTGCCACGGCGACGTCctcttcggcatcatcgtGGGAGACTgagtcttcctcctcttctgtcCAACCCTCCTCGACGACCTCTGCAGGAAGTTCCGAGTCGACCTCCAGCTCGGGCTGGTTCAAGGTAGAAGAATGGTCCGGAAACTCGTTCTTCGACAACGTCAATTTCTGGGAATGGAACGACCCGACGCACGGAACCGTCGATTACTTGAACGCTGGTGACGCCTGGAATAGCGGtttgatcagcatcaactCGAACAAACGAGCAGTCATGGCGGTCGATACTACACAAGTCGTTTCTGGCGGTAGAAAATCAATCAGAATCCATGGAAACAAAGTGTGAGTGATAATCGCATATGACCACTTGATACGCATGTGATAATGTTGATATGTGGATGCGATGCTGATGCGAATTGTGGTTTGGGATGATCAGGTTCACTGGTGGACTTGTTTTGATGGACGCGTACCACATGCCAACGGGATGTGGCACATGGCCTGCCTGGTGGTCTAACGGTCCAAACTGGCCTGAAGGTGGTGAAATCGACATTTTCGAAGGTGTAAATGACTTCTCCCAGAATCAAGTCTCCCTGCACACTGGAAACGGATGCACCATGCCCAACAACATGAACGATAACCAAGTTGGTCAATTGACTACCGGTTCCTTCGATTCCTACAACTGTGCTTCCTACGCCACATCCAACCAAGGTTGCGGTGTGAGAGATACTACTACCTCGAACGCATACGGAGAACCGTTCAACGCTATTGGAGGAGGTGTCTATGCTAGTGAGTGCACCCACATATCGCCTAATTGGGTGCACTCGATCGGAAGAATGACCTGAAACTGATAAATCCCTTCCGTCCTTCTCCCCGTCTAGTGCGATGGTCTAAAGCAGGTATAACCGTTTGGTTCTTCCCTAGAACAAATATTCCAGCGGATATCACCGCCGACGCGccaaatccatcatcttggGGAAAAGCAATGGCACATTTCCCTTCGGACAACTGCTCGCCGTACCAATTCTTTTACGACCATTTCAACATCTGTAAGTCGTTTcctttcgtttcttcttgCGTATGCATGCTAATATGGGCGCCGAAGTCGACACAACACTCTGTGGGGACTGGGCAGGCGCAGACGGAGTCTGGAACTACGCTGGATACGCAGGACAAGACCAATCTTGTGCGGCATCGACGGGATACTCGACTTGTTCAGATTACGTCCTTAATAACGGAGCGGCCTTTGCAGACGCTTATTGGGAAGTCTCGTATGTTAAATACTTCAACTCTACCTCGGAAGTCTAAGGCCTAGGGGTAGCTGGAGGTGTTTAGATGACTTTTACTCGATAATGATGATTGGCAAACGtgacgatttcgattttcGCAAGGACGGACCGAGTCGAAGGGTTTCTCTCCCTTCACCCAAATTAAGGGAAGAAATGCCACACTCCCCGCTTTCCTGGTTTCTCTCTCTCACATCTCTATTCTCCTTCCGTATCCTTCTTTCGGAACTCTTCGCTTCGTATACtgtatacatatacacatatacaaaAGGTAGGTATAGCAGATCATATAGTATATGACCTGttttttttctttcttcaatTGGTCGATCAATTTCGTATATAAAGTGTTTGCCTTTTGATAGGTTTTTAGTTCTTCTGTGTTACGGATGACCCGATGCAAGGCATTGATGACTACCAATACAATACTACACTACACATATGATCTGTCACGTTTCTAGGCGTGAACCCGACTCCTCACTATTTCAGCCGAGCCAAGGCATCGGATTGGATACAAGCTACTCTCATGACGAACATCTCTACCTGAGGAAGAAAACCGACGTCTAGGTGTCAATCTCTGAAGCGCTGCCCTCCTGATTTCACATTACCATCAACAGAATTTTCCCCCTTCCCTATCGCAAGCCCTCAGCCCACGTTGGTAACTGACCCGACTTTGAACCACCGGGTGCAGAAGACGATTGAACCCTTCGTATGACGCTCATGGGATCAAGAACTAGTGACACAGCCAACGTGTAGTCAGCCCGAGACGTCGAGAGTCTTTTGTGTCTCTGTGACCCTGAGTCTTGATCGTGATACACGAAGAGCCAGCAGAGCCTGTAAGCGATCAAGGTGGCTTCGGACTCTTCTGACGTACATACTAACCCCGATCACAGTCTCTTATTGGCGGTACAGTATGCTCAAGCACTGCCAATATGTCACATCACCTCACTTCAACACTGTGATTTGCGCGTGCAAGGTCGTTGCGACGGCGAAGTGCGATCCGGTCTCGTCTCGATATTCTGTCTCAAAGGCCGACGTGCTTGAAAGCAATCACCGTCGAGAGTGTTGAAGGCGTTTTGTACAAGGTTCACGGCAAATACGTTCATCATCGTCCGGAGGCTCTTCGCTATGCTACCCCACACGAGCCTGATAGCGCCTTGATGGCGTGAGGAGGTGCTCTTACATTCGCATCACTACCTCTTTACAATTTGTCGAGTCGTGGGGAATATAGAGCTGCATCGCCACCGCACCAGATCTCGCTGTCACGGTGCGCAAAGCTGTGCTACTGCCCCTGATCCCGGTATGCCATGACGCTTGCGAGCGCACAAATAAACAGCGAGCTACACAAATGATTATGTACGCTCTATCTCGAGTCTTTACCGTGTCCTTTGGCACTCGTCAGGCAAGGCAAGCAAGACAAGCACGTACAGAGCCTTTGGAGCCTGTCACTCATATGCTCGTCATTGTAATTTCCATCTAACCCGCCCAATCACCGCAGAGCGTGGTATCGCCGATCCCACGATAGGAACGAGCGGATTAGAGCATGGTCACATCGTCATGTCTGTGCAGGAAAGGAGCGACGAGGAAGGAcgggaggagaagggagggaggagggggaggtgagggaaggggagggagggagtAGAATAGCAGAGCAATCTATGCATGCCTCTTATAGCGCGAACATCAAAGGTCATTAGTGGAAAGGCGACAGGTTTAATGCATGTTTTTTGTCTTTCCCAAGTGCGGTGTCGAGACCTCCACTTCAGTTGACCAGTCCTCCCTTTTTTCTTCCATTTGAATAAGTCCAGTTATTCCACCGTCCAGACATTCATATAGTTCCTCATCGCTCTTCATTAGGGCACAACCCGCTCATATCTACCCAGTCAAGTCGGTAAAGGACTGCCTTAGCAGGAACAAGACGGGCTGGTGTCAATCTTCAGCGATCAAGTATCCTCGGTCCTGATCATGCCTCACAGTCATCATTCGCATTCCGGGCAATTTTGCCGACATGCCAAAGACAACCTTGAAGATGTGGTCTTGGAAGCTATACGGCAGGGCTTCGAAGTTTATGGACTGAGTGAGCATGCGCCAAGGTATCGAGTGGAGGACCTGTTTCCtgaggaggtgagtgaagTCTTCTCTCGTGATGTGGTACAAGAGACTCTTCTTCGAGACCTGTCAATTGGAATCTGAGAAGGCAGTCACTCTGAGCTTTCATTGATATGGTCACCATTATTGTGAACTATCGCTGACAATTTTGATCCGCCTGGAATTAGGCAGATCTTACACCctctgatctccttcaaacGTACCTCGAGTTCCTCTCCACCGCTTCCTCCCTCAAACGCAAATACGCTTCCCAAATCAGCCTGCTCATATCGCTCGAAACAGACTACATAACACACTTGGACCTTCTACATACCACCAAACTCTTATCCGATCACCCGGAGATAGATTACATCGTAGGAAGCGTACATCACGTCAATGGGATATCAATCGACTTCAGCAGGTCGACCTTCCTCCGAGCTGTCCAAGCTTGTGTCCAAGGGAAGGAAGGCCGCACCATGGATCCTGGACCACCACCCTCTCTCGATCTTGGCGATACGACGAATAGAGAACTACAGGATGGTTATATGCCTATACAAGAAGAGATGGTAGTTTTCCTGGATAGGTATTTCGATCAGCAGTATAAAATGATTGATCAGTTCGAGCCTGAGGTCATTGGACATTTCGACCTATGTTTCTTATGGACTCCGGCTTTCAGCACCAGTATCAAGAGTATAGATAAGTTATGGGAGAAGGTAGAAAGAAATATAAAGAGGGTGATCAGTTATGGAGGGCTGTTCGAAGCTAATAGTGCGTCTTTAAGGAAGGGCTGGGAGACGAGTTATCCGAGTAAACAAATATTGAATGTATGTATAACTCTGTCCCCGAaatgcttcttcattctcGATAAATACTCCGTTACGAGGAGCTTGGCTGACGCTCGTTGTGAACACTTATCATGTcacagctcatcatctcgctAGGAGGCAAGATATGTCTATCGGACGATTCGCACGGCGTGTCGTATGTCGGTCTAAACTACACGAGGATGCGGGATTACCTATTGAGCCAAGGTGTCACAGAAGTATGGTACCTTGTATCTTCTGCAAAAGATAAGCAGGAATATGACGAGGATATACGGAATGACAGGAGGAGAGTGTTTGCTCGAAAGATGCCTGACTGGGAAAAGCACGCATTTTGGGCTGATAAGTAGTGGTCTTGCATTCCATCATGCATTGCATATTAGACACCTATATGGGCTGCAGAGTCCTCGGGCCGTCGATTAAATGGTATACATGCAATGACATCTATCCCAAAAAAATAGAGTAAGTCTGTGACTACTACGTGTCAAGTTGTTTCCTTTTGTTGGTATGTATATGCCTAAATATCCTACAAGATACTCTCGTCCAGATAGCAGACCAGACGGGTGAATGGCCCTGTACCACCTCCCCAATCTGAATATGACATCTCCTACGATTGAATGCGTTCACCAAGGTGAGGGCATCTACCTCTATTGACCGTACCAGGAGTTATGTAGACCGATCGTATCGTTCGGCGAAGGCATACCGGTAGATCCAAGTTTCGGCGAATGATTTGCTAAACCCATCAACGAGTCTGATCTTCCCATCGAGATCAACGAGTCCGAGCCGTCTGAATGCGCATGATCGAATTATTAGCTGATCTGACCGAGCTACAAAAGACATGCGAGTACTCACTCATGGGTCCGTTACATCCTCCTTCTGTAGCTTCGACAGCTTCCAACgtctgctgcttcttctttgcctttgcaTTATCGTTTCTAAGTCGTTGGATGTGTTCCAGATACCTCTCGTCCACTCCTCCCGTAACGTATTCACCAGTGAATACCGAACAGTCGAATTGCTTGATGACTGGGTTGAATTGTCGACATGACTCGACTAAGTCTTCTAGAGTCTGATATATCACCAAGTCCGCGCCAATGTGCTCAGCGATTTCTTCGGTTGTTCGGCCGTGCGCTATCAATTCGTGAGGCGAGGGCATGTCGATACCGTAAACGTTGGAGTATCTTATCGGTGGGGCGCAAGAAGCAAAGATGACTCGTTTAGCACCGACATCCTTAGCCATTTGAACGATTTCTTTAGACGTTGTTCCTCGCACGATAGAATCGTCCACTAGCATGACGGTCTTCCCAGCGAATTCCTCAGGCATGGCATTGAGTTTCCTTCGGACGTTTTTCCTTCGTTGAGTCTGTCCAGGCATGATGAACGTCCTGCCAACGTATCTGTTCTTGACGAAACCTTCTCGGTAAGGGATGTTCAGTGCTTGAGCACAGTTCAAAGCTGCTGTTCTGGAGGTGTCGGGGACGGGGATGACAACGTCAATCTCGATATTCGCTTTGATGagctccttcttgacagTCTCGGCCAGCAAGTCACCCATCTTCATACGTGATCGGTAGACTGAGATACCGTCGATAGTGGAGTCTGGTCGAGCGAAGTAGACGTGTTCGAAGATGTCAGGGGCAAAGGCTTGGGGTTGAGCGACTTGACGACGAGAGATGTTGTTTCGGGTGATTATGATTGCTTCGCCTGAACGGATGTGCAGAATGTCAGCGATGCGTCTCATACGTTCACCAGACTATATCTCTCGTTTCCATTGGGAATTGCGGGGCGGTGTCCATGACTCACCCGCTTTGACATCCTCCCATTCGGTGAAACCCAAACCTTGAGCAACCACACTCTCACTAGCAACCAAATAATCCAAACCTCCTCGGGCGCCTTTTCTAGTAGCAATACCGGCAGGTCTGATACCGTTGGGGTCTCGGAATACTATCAATCCGAAACCAGCAATCATGGCTACACAAGCGTATGCACCGATACAGGTTCTAGTAAGATCTCCGACAGCAGTgaagatatcttcttcgttgataCGGAATTTGCCGGTCTTCTGGAGGTTGTTGGcgaggatgttgaggaggaGCTCAGAGTCTGAATCGGTGTTGATGTGTCTGTGAGCGTCTACATCGAGGAATTGTCGGAGGGAGGGAGTATTGACGATATTTCCGTTCTACGGTCAAAATAAATTTAGTCCAAAACAAGAGCAGTTGATGAGACATTCTGACTTACATGAGCGAAAACGATACCGTAAGGAGAGTTGACATAGAATGGTTGAGCTTCGGCATGCGCTGAACTTCCCGCTGTGGGGTATCGGACTGTGTGAAGCGTGAATTGCAATTAGCATGAAAAGCGTGTGAGCCGTGGAACTCGATATTTACCATGACCAACACCCATCCAACCTTTGAGACCAGCGACGGCAGAAGCATCGAAGACATCTCTGACCATACCGTTTGCCTTGACTTGGTAGAATCTACCACCTGACCCGCAGGTTACGATACCGGCTGCATCTTGACCTCTATAAGAGGACTGTTAGTCAGCATCCCCCCTAGCTAGTGTCTGCGACAGCAACGCAACGCACCGGTGTTGCAGAAGCGAAAGACCCTCGGCGCTGTTCTTTGGAGTCAGTATGACGACAATTGTTACAGATGACTGAACAAGTCACGCACATCTCGGTACCAGCCAAAGTGGTTTGAGTTGCCAGAGGGTCATGGAGGAGTAGACCGAGAATACCACACACTGATTTGCCTTTTATCAGCCTTATGCATCAGCCGAGCATTGATGAACTCACTCGTTCCAAAGATGGAGCTTAGTAAGATGCAGGGAAGGTATTGGGTGAGGTGTGATGGGTGGAATGGATATGTATACAACAAGATATCGACACCTaaaaggaaggaagggggaaCTTTTG
Protein-coding regions in this window:
- a CDS encoding amidophosphoribosyltransferase, encoding MVRDVFDASAVAGLKGWMGVGHVRYPTAGSSAHAEAQPFYVNSPYGIVFAHNGNIVNTPSLRQFLDVDAHRHINTDSDSELLLNILANNLQKTGKFRINEEDIFTAVGDLTRTCIGAYACVAMIAGFGLIVFRDPNGIRPAGIATRKGARGGLDYLVASESVVAQGLGFTEWEDVKAGEAIIITRNNISRRQVAQPQAFAPDIFEHVYFARPDSTIDGISVYRSRMKMGDLLAETVKKELIKANIEIDVVIPVPDTSRTAALNCAQALNIPYREGFVKNRYVGRTFIMPGQTQRRKNVRRKLNAMPEEFAGKTVMLVDDSIVRGTTSKEIVQMAKDVGAKRVIFASCAPPIRYSNVYGIDMPSPHELIAHGRTTEEIAEHIGADLVIYQTLEDLVESCRQFNPVIKQFDCSVFTGEYVTGGVDERYLEHIQRLRNDNAKAKKKQQTLEAVEATEGGCNGPMNGSDSLISMGRSDSLMGLANHSPKLGSTGMPSPNDTIGLHNSWYGQ